Genomic segment of Juglans microcarpa x Juglans regia isolate MS1-56 chromosome 7S, Jm3101_v1.0, whole genome shotgun sequence:
TGAAGATGATAGTTTTGATCTTCTaatttggtggaaggtgaattcaGTTAGATATCACGTACTTTCAAATGTTGCACGCGATGTACTTGCAATACCGATATCTATTGTGGCctctgaatctacatttagcaTTGCCGGTCATGTACTTGACCCTTTCCGCAGTAGTTTAAATCCAATGAGTGTTGAGGGTCTTATATGTGCACAAAACTGGcttcgttcttcttctactccaataagccttaggactttaatggatgaaatGGAGGAATTTGAGAAACAGCTGAATATGGGTATGTAATAAAATTACCTTTGAtatcttttgtggtttattttgttttatcttctattttatgtaactttatttaacttgttttgttttaaatttttatggatagaaCTTGTTGGGGACCCGAACTTTGCTGATTTTGTGGATGGGTCAAATTCAATGCCTACTGGCCCTACACCCAATGATGATTAAAGACTAAAGAGGTGAGAAGATTATTGGTAAGCTAGGCTCTGAAATTATGTGCTGATCTTCATGTGGTATTGTTGATTCTACATTAATGGATATCTCAACTTCATGGCCTCTATCTTTCTGGGATCTACATGATaggttataaaattaaaatttatttataatgaagTGACATGTAGCTTCCATATATTGGCTGATTGTAAAATAATCGTAAGTGTATCATTAGTCTAGATTCATATCTTGCTTCTACCTAATTAAtcattttggtctaaaaaattaGTGAagataaattacaaaaaatcttattatattatatataaaaaaacacccCTTGTTGTATGGTGGCTCTGTTGCTTCTGGTTTCTCTCCTCACTTTCTCACCACAGCAGTACTTGCATCCTTAGCCTTCTTTTTGCCGTTTTGCCTCTCTTTATTGTGCTAGTTGCTTGGAAAGCAGCAAGTATCAGGATCCGTGTAGTCATGTTAGTGCTGCTGTGCTAGTTTTGGTCTATTGGATTAAGGCTTGGGAAGGAATTAGTGAagataaattacaaaaaatcttattatatataaaaaaataccccTAGTTGTAtggtaaaagaaattaatttatctaaaatataagatcatatgtttATGTATTGATCTTATGATCTCTAAATTCTACCGATGTTATTGATTATGCTAGTTAGTAGTTTGGATGTAGCAGCTAGAAATTTGGTCCCTacttgatacttttttttttcattttttgtcgCAGCCCTACTTGATATACTGCAGTCAGAAATATGGGCCAGTCCTGAGTTGAAGGTTACTAGAAATTTCCATATTATGCAGTCAATTGGGATTAAAGCTCTGTAACCAATTTTGTTGATGCGAACTTTCAAcctttttctaatattttggtCTTTCAAAACTCTGTAAATTACCCGTTATATGTTAAGTACTTAAGTTGTTAAGTTTTggattataatttgtaatttgtaataacttttgtattattatttttttttttgttttttgttttgtgtttttttttttttttttgttttttatatagattagtttttttttatcattgtatttttcaagatcaagtttttttagtcgttttagctaaaaaaatgtacaaaatttgaaatgggcccaaaataattgaaataaaaaaaaaatcagatttagaTGGGCTGAATGGCCCATCTTAGGCATGTCCAGACTGATTGGACCGGACTAGACCGGTCCTATATGTGACTCGGTCCGGTCCAGGGTGGAGAATTTTTAGACTGAATAGGTCCAGTCTAGTCCACAAAATCGCCCaagaccggaccagaccggaccgataTCACCCCTACTTGATATGGTTAATTGGATGTGAGAATAGTAGCTTTGCGAACCAGCGTGATAAGGCAATATTATGAGAAGTGCTAAGTTAATTTAGTTCGATATGATAGGTTAAGtctactttatattaaaaaatatatatatatataatctgatGTACCACAATAAGACACGTTagtttataaactttattttgtaagatttctctttaaatcaattatttttcaaaaattatttcttatatcattttttatacgTTCACTTTTATACACACCATCAAATATGAGATACTATTATTCcaaattcaaattatatttcTTGCAAGACAAATGCtattttttagtatatataattattataattattttttttaatataatataatttattcaattaCCGTATGAGATGTCGAAAGATTATGACAAAACAACTGTCTTTTACTTAGTGGtggtaatttattttcatatcatgtcaagtcatgaatattAGATTATATGAGCAAATCTGAATCCAACCCTTCAATTAAATGTATCTGACCCTAAAATCCTAACTcgatccatataaaaaaatgcgTGACACAACTCGCTTAATCCCTTTAGTAATAAACTTTTATTGAGTTAATCTAGACAGAACCAATTTTAACTTGTTTAATccatttcaacttgtttaacTAGTTTCATATAAATGAGTTGAGTCAACtgatatatttactttttaatccggtcaatataatttcatatataatacaatgataactatataaattaatcTTTCACAATTATAActaaatttatgataaaatgttgtattatcaatattcaaaccaaaatcatagaagaaaattaatattttcataaaagaaattatatattaacaaaacaaattaataattaataggtGTCAAGCtgtcatatattaatattaatatacatattCTCAACAACCAAAAGACATATAAGACTTTAAATATTAGTAAAagtttaaagatatatataatttaattgacGGTAAGTTTTGCATGTTGCCTCgtaattaatctatttattaatAGTATATTATCGGATCAAcgttttatttcaaatttatttctatCAAATCAAAACCTATTTATTTCGCATGGAATTAACGTGTCATGATTGAGTAAAGtagatcttgtatttatttacgtgaatttaatatttttttcatataaattttatatttcttttttttatcaaaataattacacaataattataaactaactactgcaactattatttttcgTCTTAATATACCTGCCTCCTCCTTTAATTTGTTTCTGTTGCCGTTAAAACTTTATCCGACGTGAACAAAGTGTCGAAGATGCAATTATTTTTCCTGTTTTGCCCGACTGCCACATGTATTTGTTCTAGATGTAGGCCCCGATCCCCATAAAACCCACGTGTCTTGCACCTGACCCATAAAATACGGTGTACTCCATGGGACCCACTTGATCGGACATACATAATACATTCCAATTATTCATGAAGAGTGGGACCCACAGGGCATTTCTTTCAAACGAAGTGGCTCCATCCGGTGGAATGGATGAGAGAGAGGTAAAAGAGTCCAATCAAATCAAAAAACCTGTAACTACTCCTCATATTGCCGTACCCAACGTCTGCCCATGCTGATGCATATCCAAAGGCAAAAGGCCAAACCCCACACACTAGTTTGGTGGGCCTCTCATTACTTCCTACACACTCTTAGGCCCAACTTTCAGTCCACGTGTCATCTttatatcttattattttattttaaataatattaaatacagttttatgatttaaaaatttcgaatactctctttaaaaaagagtataatttattattaaaaaatatttatttattaatttattttatcttcgcTTTTCTCCATTTGTCCCCTCCATTTAACCTTAAAGTTTTGTTTGGAAGAAAAGTATTCAATATATCGTCTTCCCATCATCCACACCAATCAACGATACAATATTGGTCTAGTACTTGGATATCTAAAAGAATGCAAGGATGAAAAGCTGCGTCAGAAGAGCttaatataataacaaaaaggCCCACAAAATAAATCCAAATTGACGTgactaatataataaattaaattgtataattatttttattataaaataaatataatataaaatttataaatttattttatgagatttatttatgaTAGTAACATTTTGATATATTGCAAGCGTCAAAAAATCTAGCTATCGAAAGCAACCTTTTCGATGATCCAACTAAGAAAATGTTAGGCCGATTTATCGAAGAAGAAAATGCATCAAACTAATTCATTGCAACCATTATctttgatttcaattttttttttcccaccctCTAGAATGGATATCTTGTAAGACCCACCATCATTTTTGGTGTACCTAACTCTATTATACTAATACAACCTTAACATTTCAATAGGGGTGTTATCCGCACAATACGCACCTCCTcaccgccccgcaccatgcgagAGAGAGTTTTCAACCCTGCCCCGGCATTAGGGTGGAATTGAAACCACACCCCGCCTCCCGCTCAACACAGTGATCTATTgggtttataaattttttattctctaaaatttttttagcctcaaattataatataatttaattataagttttattcaaaaagaaaataaacttattaGAGTTATGTTTTAGATTGTCTTGGTCTCCTATATAAAAGTTAGCCTAAAAGATCAAGACAATCTATTAATTTGAAgtcacttttaaatttttaacaaattgtatatatctaattatttatataaatataaaaataatatttttattataaatatgagagGGTGCAAGGCAGGCCCCGCCAGGGTCAGCATGGACGACCCCTCACGGGGCTACCCCGCccccactgcccacccctacaaTTCAGAAGGAAGAGCTCTCAAACATCTCCAAGTAGTAGCCATTTAAGAATGTTAAATTTCACTCCGAAGAAAAGAATAtctcggttttttttttctaccaaTTCAGGCATCTAGAAGACCctaaaaaatcatcaatactTCTTCAGTCTCAAGGAAACAAATATTACAACATGACCCCAACGACCAAGCTTTACCAACCCAAACTTCAACTACCTTCCTTGCTTATTTCTCAAATCTACATTATAGGAGATAGATTTCTATCTATACTTTTTAAATGGGTAGATCCAGCACTTAATTGGCCATGGCATTTTCATTTTCGTCTTCACTTTTACCATTAGACAGTCTCTTTATCTTGATCGTCAAAATGACATGACATCTTTCGATTGCCAAATTCCACCAACCATCAAGGTTTATCAACCCACTCATTTTCAGCGGCAATCCGTCCACAGCTACGGCCGCCCATCTTTCCAAATGAAGCGGCTAGGCCCTTGAAGCTGCTACTTCCTTCACTGAGGTTTTGGGACCTCCTTGACCTTCTTAACTTGCAAGAACTCATATCACCACTATTGCAATCGGAGTCGTCACAGTCTTTTATATCTGCTGCAACCACCAGCCTGGAGATGGTGCTTCGGCAAAATGGGCAAACTGGCGGAGTTAGGCTCGCTGTGGTCGGGTTGGGTTTATTGTGGCAGCAAAGTGCTAATGTGCAATGTGCACACATTTGGTGGCCACAATCTTGGACTTCAATTGTGCACACCTGCTCAAAGCATATGGAGCATAGCTCAGTATCACTGACCTGCATATGATGGCCCCAATGAATATGTCAGTTTCAGATTTGCAGCAATCAGTTTCTCTAGTTAACAGAATAATATTAGAAGATATGTCTCCTAATAAAGAACATTGCAAGAACAGAATAATAGCAGTTTACCATCTAATAGTTGGGACAAGACCCAAAACTGAGatggttttttaaatttttcctaaaattgtTCCCATTTTACAAGTCTTTTATACTAACTGGCGTGGCAGGCTTCCACATGAATAGCGGTGTGTCAATAAACaagattacaaataaaatctttCACATCTCAAGCATTCTGATTCAGCCattaaagaaaatcaaaatttcattaaGCACATCTACAAGAAGTGAAAGAAAACTAGCCTCAGAAATGTTGTCCTCTACGCCATCAGAatgagatggagatggagatggagatggagatggagatggaagGGAGTATGCAGTGCCCTTTAAAGCtgtcttctccctctctctgtttGCCGCCATCAAGGCTTGTTCTAACAGATCTTTTGCCTCCTGATTAAGCTCACCAATGAACTTCAAAGGTGATGGCCAGACAAGAGGCTCCGCAGACGAAGGATTCAGCAATGCTGCACAGACACCATGCTTGCGCTTCAAAGCAACTACATAGGGTATTCTCctgcaaacaaataataaaacaaatagttCACTATCGGTATTTGGAAAATCAATTTGAGCTAAAAGCCAACAAGTTCCATTTATATAAAACGTCCTGAGCATGGAATGTTATTCTACAtcaaaagaagggaaaaaaacacAATTCGCTGGAATAAATCAACAGAATGGACTGCTAAACAATTGGATATATAAATCATGAAAATGCTAACCATTGTGAGAGCGTTCGTGCCCTATACCCATGGGTCACTTCACTTCATGGGATTAACTTAAGCTTTCTTAAAAGCTAACATCACCAACTGGCCCTATGAACCAGGCCAGATTTGCAGATGATATTAACAGGATCATACAAGATAAACCACGAATTATTTTCCCGTGAAATATGTTAAAACTGGCTGATATGAGGAATCCAAGCATGTTATTCATCTTGAAGCACATTCGATTGAGAACATAATTACGTTTCGGTTTTAAGCCTAAAAGAAAACTATATCATACCCAGATGCATCTCTTTGAAGACGATCCGCGCCCCATGCTAATAATGCACGGATGCAATCCAGAGATCCGCCTCTGGCAGCCAGATGAAGAGGAGTACTTCCCGGGGAGCTGTTGAAAGCAATATAtcaatccaaaaaacaaaagaatatcaTGAGTCAATACCCAACAAATTAATCACTGGAAATATTACCCGTACCCGCCGGTTGAAGCACAAACAAGAGCTCCATTGTTTAGGAGAATATGTACACAATCAGGCCGTCTTTGACGGGCTGCTAAATGCAGAGGTGTTGCTCCCCTACCATCTCTAATATTCACAAACCGTGCAAACCCCCTGCAATCGAATCGCCATAGATATCAGTATCGAATACTCGTAAGCCATATAACTCCAGAGAGCGCGCGAGATCGATGCGGGGAAAGAAGCTAACCAAGAAACAGCAACGGTACTAGATTGAGCAGCAGAAAGAATTGCTTGAAGGCAATCGGCATGGCCGTAGTAAGCAGCATAGTGCAAGCAGGTTCTTCCGTGGAGGGAATCAAACATCAATATCTGATAACAAGATTACCCACTTCAATTTTCAGATTCAAATAAATAGAAGAGAAATCTGAATCATAAAGCTGGAAACTTTACAGACATTTGCTCCAGCTTCGAGAAGCCTTTTGACGCATGAGATCTTGCCGCCCATTGCAGCTAACATTAGCGGAGTCTGCAACATTTCAAACCAATAGATCAATACCACAACGAGTGGACGCACGAATGAAGAGAACCTAACCTCACGATCAACCATTCTGAACCAAGAAGAGACATCACATTCATACCACGATAGAATgtcaagaaaatataaattttttagtgAATACACACTCGTACCTGCTTTTGACGATTCAACACGTCTGGATTCACAGATCGCTCCAAAAGCCTGGACAGAATCTGCAACGTACTCAAAACGCCGAAACACGCATTAATAAAGACCCAAAAATCAAtcggaaaaataaaaataaaaaaacgcaGAAATTTCATCACAATGTCAAAGAACCCATAGTCAGACCCCAAAAAGGTCGAtcgaagaacaagaaaataagtCTTGAAACAGAAGAGCACCCACCTCGACCTGGGCATTGGCAGCGGCTATGTGAAGCACAGAGTGGTGATCATAGACAGTGGCGTGGTGCAAGAGAGCTGGGTCTCTCTCCAGCAGATCCTCCACAGTTTTCAAGTCCCCAACTTGTACCGCCCTGAAGAGCCCCTGCTCGTTACTCGCCGCGCAGCTCAATCCCTGACCCATCTCCCTCCCTCGCTCTCACAATCTACACAAGTACAGGGCACTTCACGGACGGTCCCCGGAGAGGGGCTCTAACTCTAACCAACGCCACCTTCCTCCAGCGGTAGAGCCCTCACATTTATAAACCCCGTAATCACAGAGAAACTTCAGTCTCGGAGAATAGAGAGAGGAAGCGGGAGAGGGAAGGGCAGGGCAGCTGACCGTGTCAGTGAGGGGGCAGTAGATGGGACTGAAGTTGGGCAGGAGTCAGATCATTATCGGGCAGTTTTAAGATTCCGCGTACAGAAACAGTAGACCTCATTGTGTCCTAGAGTCGTAGATCACGACTACGAATGATTCCCCCTTTGTTTTGTCTCGGCCCCAGTTT
This window contains:
- the LOC121240625 gene encoding putative E3 ubiquitin-protein ligase XBAT31, whose translation is MGQGLSCAASNEQGLFRAVQVGDLKTVEDLLERDPALLHHATVYDHHSVLHIAAANAQVEILSRLLERSVNPDVLNRQKQTPLMLAAMGGKISCVKRLLEAGANILMFDSLHGRTCLHYAAYYGHADCLQAILSAAQSSTVAVSWGFARFVNIRDGRGATPLHLAARQRRPDCVHILLNNGALVCASTGGYGSPGSTPLHLAARGGSLDCIRALLAWGADRLQRDASGRIPYVVALKRKHGVCAALLNPSSAEPLVWPSPLKFIGELNQEAKDLLEQALMAANREREKTALKGTAYSLPSPSPSPSPSPSHSDGVEDNISEVSDTELCSICFEQVCTIEVQDCGHQMCAHCTLALCCHNKPNPTTASLTPPVCPFCRSTISRLVVAADIKDCDDSDCNSGDMSSCKLRRSRRSQNLSEGSSSFKGLAASFGKMGGRSCGRIAAENEWVDKP